AAACCCCTAACTGTTGGCAGCtttgtttttcattttcatttttcttctcTGTATGTGGTAAGCTGTTAAGCTTTTGTGGTAAGCAAACAAACCCTGGAATCTACCCATTTCTTTTTATGACTACTTCCTAGTATAAATGTTCCATTTTTATTGATCCTTTCTTTGGGAAATTGAATTTGGGTTCTTTTCCTTGGTTTGTGAAGTGATCGGTAGATACTCCTCCAAGAACGGATAATAAGTTTTATTGTTCATGATGCATGTGCTACTATTTCATTCCCTTTAAATCATCTTCATAAAACTATTCATTTGCATTGGTCTAGCAACAACTTCTTAGTTTCTTTCTTCTTACAATAATTCGAGTTTGTAATGGCTTGTCCTCTAGGTCGTAGGACTTATAATGATGATTGGAGAGTGGCTGAATCTAGTAGCAATGGAGTTTCTACTCCCTGTAGTAGTATAGTGTGATTAATTGTACAAGGATATAATGTCGCACCAAGTTTGGCAAATGTTTttttgtacaagcccaattttgggcccaaaacccacTAAATACCCACTACACCCAAAACAAATAACCTATCCAAATCACCCCAAAGACCCAAATCTACCCATGCCCACACACACAACAAAAGAAAAAAGCTAAGGAAACCCTAGCCGTTCAGCACCTGCTCCCCATCCCATCCACCACCGACGTCTGCAAGCACCGCCACTGTGCCACCGCCCCACTTGCACCTGCAACATTAAAAAAAGGAGAATAGACAGATATTAAAAAAGGGAAATGTAATGGCTATTTAAAAGCCAAATCCAAAAACCATGTACTCATTCAGGCATTTTCAGTAAAAATAAAGAGCAATATTAGATCGTAAAACAGAAGCAAAAAACAAAGAAACCCTAGCaatatcaaacaacaaaatcagtTCAAACAGAGAATAGACATCTAATAACCGAAGGTGATTCATCTTAATcttcttgctttttctttctttttcacttactctactcatatatatatatatatatatatatatatatatatgctttaaaaacaaaataataaaaaaatttcttaCCTTTTTCGATCTTCGGCTACCATGCACGATGGTAAGACGGCACGGACGACATGACGGCGCTTTACACCGCACCTCGCCACTCGGGCCGATGCAGAGAGAGAGGAGAGAGGGTTCGGGGCTTTTTGAAGGAGAGGAGAggagaaatgaaaaaaataaaaaataaatgtctTATATAGGCCgacaaaacgcaccgttttgtcCGGCCATTTTAAAACCCAGAAATGGCGCCGTTTAGGCGCGACTCGAAGACTCGGCCCATCTtaccctaggatccgcgtgtttttgctcTTAGGGGTTAATTGCATGcctggtccttccgctttttatatGTTTTGCGATTAGGTTTTGATTGCTTTTAAATTGGCCCTGGAATTTATCGCGTTTGCGATTCGGTCCTCCCTTCTGCAACGTCGTTTTAAGGGCCCAGAAAAATTTCCCTTTTGGCCCTCTGTAGTCGCGTGcgttttcaaattagtccctttctcctttattaatttttaaatcagcCCCAGAACttcatatttgttttaaatttagtcctttttcagttCAATGTGGTTTCCATATTATTTTTTCCcctttgatattttaaatattattcattattttatttaccattttCGTATTATTATCATCagcatatattattattatctaggcatttttaattaatacttgcatgcattttatatatatatatacattcttaTTGTTgtcttttcatatatatattattattcctAATGTATGTTTCatgtatatacatttaaatactatattatacacatattaataccacattatatatactttttatatcTACCTCTACCTCTATCATATTTACTATTAATAtcaatatatgtttatttatatatcttcaatatatatatatgcgtatACATTATTAGTTTGTGATATTATTGTTTTTAATACATTTGTGTCATATATACatccttttaatatatatttaaatattatatttcatattatgCTCACATAAATTCTTGTTATATTATGTATATCgtttttattatagttttatacaTTGTAAATATCATGTTATGTTCTATCATGCATATTATGTATGTcatgtatatgttttaatatattatgtgtatCTCTTGCTTTGTATTTCACGTacatattatgtatatacgtttaatactatcatatatttattttcaacaCATATTcgtgtaaatatttattattattatcatcatcttcttattttcaccatttttatacttttcattattatcattttatcacCTATTTATTTATATCTTTGTAAACTCTTTCAAACCTTAAATCGTTCATTAttggtatatattttatatttcttattaCTTCTATTATTAAGTAGGTACCTTGATACGTATATGTATGCGCTTTTATATTATCATTACCGCtatcattatcattttatttcgccatctttatatttatttattcgttaatttacttatatattcgatcatttcatttttctcacgcatttgtttatatttacgtATTACTAACCTTGCTTCTATGTCATCTTTTCATAACTACTTGTTATTATCACTCATTATTATCGTTATCATTAATATCATAATCGCTTTTATGTATTACTATGAATTACATATATTTTTACTCGATGTCagtaaaataattctttcataaagtgATATtcagtatttggtaattcgaaataatcgtgccctaacttactgggtttcgatttttctcatttaacctaaataacggaatactcttttaaatcactatacgagttttgaaaaatgcttattctcgaagataggaagtgttgtgccctaacttaccgggtatgacattttgtcatctcgaaataagaatttattttgaaataaaggcaatattcggtgtttgagaatttgagaaaacgtgccctaacttactgggtttcgatttctctcgtttactctaaataatcgaatacccttttaataaaatacacagattttataaaaggcaagctcgctctcaaaaattcaagatgttgtgtcctaactaactagatgtgacatttcatattttgagacgagaaggtctttaatatttgagcattttctttacaaagtgggatcgtatttcaaaagtcttccaagttttcaatctttgacactaagacactaattaatcaactaggtaccaattttgggcgtatcgagggtgctaatccttcctcgtacgtaacagATTCCCGGACTTATTttttgattttcgtagaccaaaaaatttatcattttattaaaatggttaatttaaaGGTGAGCCGATCACACCTcattaaaaaggattggtggcgactcccgttctttcattttcaaaaccaaagtcgattcccgtttttcaaaaaaatggttacgatatttttatatctaaatccatttcttaTACGCATGCTTATGTCACTGGTCTATATTAACCTTCTTCTTGGAAGTGAAATAGGTATAGGGAGTAAGAAAATGCcaggggtgtaacacccctaacccatatccgacaTCGAAATAagattacaaggcattaccgaaaaTCACAAACGATTCACATAcattcatataattataattacacatttattcatatcaatcacattgtccgttgtaaggttctacgagaccttaaaacatgcttagaaggggttcgggactaaaccgataacattcacaaactttTAGAAACATAGAAAACTTTCAAAGATATAAGGTTCACACGCCCGTTTCAAcgggccatgtgcctcacatggctaccagacacgcccgtgtcacaagtcgtgcgaaaacagggcatacatactgacttgcaccatacggtcaaggacacgcctgtgtgccatggctgtgggaaaattagggaggtttctgacttgggtcacacagccgaccacacgcccatgtgccaacccgtgtgccacacacggccagtagacacactCGTgtatctaggccatgtcaaaGTTGTAGGGTAAATTGACTTTAAATCGAAGGGTACcttaagggacacacggccgtgtaacataaccgtgtgtcgcacacggctaagacacacgcccgtgtctctgcccgtgtagaaaaaaataggccatttataagGCCAACATGCCACCCAAAAAGGGTCATCTCTACAAGCATCAtccaaagcataattcataaCCAAATAGCAACCAAAACTATACCCAAACACGCATAATTCAATCCacaatatcaccaatcaatttcatactcaatttcatATCAAAGCATACCAATTTTATGAACTAAAATTATGCCAACCCATTTGTCTCAAACATCATATAATTAAACTCAAAATCATATCAAAAACCTTACCATTTTAACTACCAAATCAAACCAAGATGGCCATTCACCCaagactatatatatatatatatatatatatcaattataaCCTTTTTCCATCACATAGTCTATACCAAAACTAATTCCACTGTCTCAatcatatttatacgatattatatGGCAATAAATACAcataacacatatcataacattactagcctatacatgccatatattaacatttacaacttcaaaagtaccaaaataacgtttgatagtgtgacgacgatccttgacgatccccgagcatacggtagctttgataatctataaaacaatgaaaaacacacacaaagtaagctttcaaaagcttagtaagccatatacaaataaacttaacacataagataaatataagccaatttatccATAGAATCCATAGCAAATTTCATACACAAGTTTCATAATTCACATCTAACTCACTTGTTCTTAATGCACTTGCATTTAACCACCATTCATTCTTATGAAATCCACATGTCATTATTTATACACATACTCATCTTTAATTCTTGaataacatatacatttcatatgtacctgaatcggatactcaTTCAAATTTTTATACCATTCTTGATATTGCTCGTTGAACCGTTCAAAATtgataaggatactcgaaaagcTCGTAAACTCGTACaacgccaacgtcccagacgtagtcgtacatgttatcaaatatcgatgccactgtcctagacagggtcttacacgaaatcatatacaatgccaatgtcccagacatggtcttacacgtaaatcttaAATCGATGTCAACAtgccaaacatggtcttacacgaaatcacataccggaattctatgtcatgacatatgtatcctaactattcttatggtTCGTACGAGGCTTTCAGATGTCAAAATTCAATCGATgttttctcaatttcacatattcatcttccataGCCATTCATTACATTTCAGTATCATTAAAGcatgaataaataaattcaaatacatttatttgcatatgaacttacctcgtacggaaacGAACGGACAGGAAcaactaatcgacaacttttgatttaccccgatccaaatctgatttcctcttttcttgatctaaatacattcaaaattaacacttttattcatcaacacattcaatttcatccacacacatatttgagcatttttgcactttagcccctaaagttacacatttattcattttagtccctatttcataaatacacaaaattcacaaaatttccttatacacatgcTTGGACGAATATTCCCTTAGTTCATATAAGATCATatctttcctttatttcacaatttaaccacacattttacacttttcacaaattagtcatttttaggcaatttcactaaaaatcactttacaaaacatgtaaaactatcaacaattattcattttccatcatcaaacatttgAGAGATCATGCACTCATCAATGGAACTtcataaaaccataaaaaatttagaaattagggtacgagctagctagtacacgaagcaacgatcacagaaacattgaaatcatcaaaaactgatcaaaaatgaacttacaattgagcttgataGTAGCCGAACCCTAAATAGCCATGAATGCTTTTCTTTCCTCTTCAATTTCGGCAGCGATGATTATATTAAAGCTAattttttactttgttttattttattatacataatacataatttactatattatccttaattaaaccattataaaataacctaatatatgcccatttatgtcaaattccactaccAATGGTCtgattacaacataaggacttttcatgtaataagccatatcaaatagacacttttaataattggaatgcaacttttgtattttacgcgattaagtcctttttttctcaaattgagctattaaaggataaaattagctcacaaaattttcacacatacatattcacatgctgtaaacaccaaaaattatattaaaataattttacgacctcagatttgtggttctgaaaccaccgtttctgatttagctaaaatcgggttgttacaaaggGTATGGAaaaacttgtgtttatttatgatTGAAACCTTTTATGATACCACTATTTTTCTTGTTATTATATTTGCTTGAAATGTCAGTTTCTCATTCAGTTGAATCAAATTAGTACAACTCTTTTTGGGTTTCATTGTggtttatttttctcttcttgtCAGCATATGATGGTAGTGAAAGTATTCAGAATCAAGTTAGTTGAAGGGCACAAATTCATCCTCACATAAAATTTGGATCATTTTTCTGTTTGAAACTTTGAACATAATGCTTCTACTATCAGAAGTTTTGAGCTAAACTTGTTTTTATGTGTAATGCTAGTAGTTGTAATATACCTACCAGCATGTTATGTCTTTTAATGAATCCTATAGTCTGTTCATGTTTGGTTGTATTTTGTTCTTGCTTATCTATATTCGACATTCTTTTAGGGAATTTACTGAAAAATTAGGAAGGACTTACATTCGAGTTTCAATTTGTGGCAAAGGGTTATGAGTAGCAAGGTATATTTGAATCAATTGTCAGTAGAGGAAAAAAGGTGAAGAAGGAAGAACTGCATTTCAAAGCAAAGGTGAAAGATATGAAGCCAAACcatgagaaggaagaaaaggttgaggTCGAACTTGAATCAAAGACCAAATTAGTGGAGAAGGAAAGGCCAAAGCCTAAGAAGGATAAGTGGAAGAAACATAAAGAAAAGGATAGCGAAATTGgagaaataaagaataaagagGAGAAAAAGATAGAGAAGAAGGAGAAGATGCATaaagatgaagaagatgatgagaacacagagaaaaaaagaaaaaagaaaaggaggcgaagatgaagaaagaaagaaaacacgAGGATAAAGAGGTGGTAAAACAagatgaagaaaaagaagaagaaagaaaataagcATAAGGAGAAAGAGGTTGAgggagaagaaaataaagaaaaatatgagaaaaaatagaagaaaaaagaCAAGAAGAAGGAGAAAAGTAAAGACATAATCAATTCGTTCTCTTTTTACCCTAAACcaattcatcttttcttttcttttcttttccctaAACCCATCCAAACCTTAGACCCTTCGGCTCCTCGTacaacgtggcaagttaactggTCGCATCACCTGTCCTGTTAGACCTATGATGAAAAATGGTAATGGGTGACTGATTTGTCACTTTTCGATAACGTTAGTGACTGATTTGTTATTTTtcgaaagttgagtgactaatTTGTCAGCTGCATCAAAGTTGACTGACTGATGGtgtaatttaccttttttttattCGATTGATTAATACATATACCCTAAATCTCCATAAAGAGATTTGTCAAAAAAAACTTTATTATTTCGTTAGATTTAGTATCTTTGTCTAAAAGGTTAAGTTTTAATTAGTGTTGGTTTGAATCGAATCAAATTGATTAGATTGAAAATTGACTGAATATCGATTTAATGAAAGGAATAAAACTCcaaatatatttatttctttatttttacttttagtatcactatttttagtttttactttttaaaagttTTGTGACAATGTtctatttctttaaaattttcattttaaatttagttatataaTATTTGACGTGTTATTTAATGGttaaaattaatgattttaataatgaaaggacctAATTGATATAACATTATAGTTTAGGatgtaattaaaatgttttgAAGTTTAAAGATCAATATAAAATGAAGGTCATAGTTTGAGATGTCTAGTGCAATTAACtccaaatattaaaaaaattatgtttgctttaaatttttttgttttcgattttgattttattcaatttttttgtttGTCTTAAATTTTGAGGGTTGAAACTTAGTTCAAGAATCGAGACTTCAAGTACAATTGAGTTTCATTCTAAAGTTTAAGCTCGACTCGAaatataaattgaattattagaGTTTATTCGATTAAATTCATTTAATCTCATTTGTTTAATGAAattgaatttgatttttatatttgattttgcactcaattatttattttagagTTTGAAAAGAGATTTTGTAATGTTTagaagttttttaaaaaaattcatacataaaattgcacaaaattaaCATACGAAAGTTCATGTGTAGTTTTGATATTTAtccaaaaattttaatatataaagagagaaaaagcaagaCGTAAATGTTGAAATTTAAACTCGAAATTTATTAAATGTAATTAATTTTAAGAACTTATGGTTTTTTTAACAATATCATtcttaatttttatcatatttgctCTTTTTTGATAAAATGCCTAGGATTATCCATAACtccttctcaacctataaataggaggataatgagCTTCAGCACACTTGAACTCACATATACCCGCGCCAATCAAGCTTATGAAATTTATATATGGATAATAAAAATCAACAAGCCATTACAACATCGTTTAGGAACATTAAAACCAGACCAAATGAAAATATTGTCACACCATATAGAACCTTAAATAGAGACGAACATAATGGTGACTCGAATCAATGATAAAACCAACACCActtatttaaagaaaaaaaaaaggcacCTGCAAATGGTCAAATAAAGATCATTTCAAACTTCATTCCCCAACAGAGTAAGAAGCATGTCCTTGTAATCCCCTGAGATCTCTTTATCAACAGCTTTATCAAGAGGCACATTGTTTCTCTTACGATAAAGCTCTTTGATTTCTTTCAGGTCCTTTTCCGCCCTCGTAACAATCACTCTCGTAAGAGCGTCCTCATCGGTTCCAATCCCCTCGATCGATCTCCGCAAAACCTACGGCACACAAAGCCAATTTTGAGTTCATATATTCGAATACCATTTGTTTTATTGGGATCACAAGACTTATTATACCTTTTCGAAGTACTTTTTCGGGTCCTTGAGGCATCGAACTGCCATACGTAGCGTGGCGATGTATTCGTCACTCGAGTCCTTTGGCAAGTTCTGGAGAAACAAGTTAGGTTAATTAAAGAGTAGATCGCTTCTTGTTTAGAAGGTAATGGTTGGAAGCTTTGGTACCTTGGTAATGGAAGTGCCTTCTTCTTCTCTGTAACAATTGAAAGTGGCCTGGAGTTGCGCTATGCTCCTTGTACTAAGGATCCTAATAACATCCTCATTACCGAATTTCTTGTTTTTGACAGCTTCATGGAGTTTTTTGGCTTCGGATTTTGCTAGTGTGGTATTTATTTCTTCCCCATAGTATCTAAATGCACTCACCAACGCAACTAAGAGCTGTAAACAACCACCAAAACTTTCAGTAATTAATTCTGTTCATCTTTGCCCGAGCTCGGAGCTATTTCGATCTGTCGGTAATAATTAGAATATCTGAATCCTtaatatcaaatccataaaaatgatcaaatggCCATAAATATCTTAATCTACACTATCCATTATCATCTCCGACCACTTAAATATGTCGGACCTCCGTTGGACATCAACAACTTGTTCCCTAAGGTTTCATCAAATCATAAAAAGAAGAGAAAGTGATAACATAATGAATGATATATAAAAGAAGAAGATACCCTTCGGGTGTCTCCCTTGGTATGATAGGCAACATCTTCCTCCAGGGAACGCTTGTATCGAGCGTGATAGGCTCTTCTTATATCCAACAGCTCCTCGGGGTTTTTGGTGCATGAAATTTCAACAATCACATGGTGTTCATCGCCTGATTTCTTTAACTCCACATTAGCTAACACTGCATCCCGATCTGGTGGATCCAATATCCAACGATACACTGCTTTCTGTATTAACAACAATCACATCAAACAatgaatacatacatatatatatatataatataatatgtaaaGACGGTAATGATGGTGCCATTGGTAACCTCAAAGTGACCAGAAAGCTCTGATTCGAGACGCTTGATGAGATCTTCCTGGTAAATCTCTTCATAAACATGCCTGATTTGCCTTCTTTGAGCTGCGTTTCTACGACCCAACACTGCAATTATTGCCTTCTCATCTGTGCCCCATCctatcaaatataacaagaatgattcattatatatAATCTGCCTTTGAATTATACAAAAACCCAGATTTATCCATTGATTAAAGGACAAAGATGTGTTAGAAAATCATCAATTGTATAAAGAACCTTGGCAAGCCTTCCGAAGAGCTTCTGCATCTTCCTTAACTGAAACCTGTTTAGGAGCAGAAACGGTGGccattttttccctttttaatcctCAATCTCTCTAGATTATCAACGATTTGCAAGAGACTTAACTGAGATTGTTATTTATAGTACTAAGTTTTCAAGTTAGTGTCTGCCCGAACTCTAAAATGACATGTCCAATATAAATATACAATATTTAAAGTGGGAACGAGTAACAGAaatctatatatttttattttcccttttactATTTTACGATTATAACTATTACAATTAACGACGTAAATTATAACAAAAACCAATATCTAACTAAAACTTTAATCAACATCACTATCTAACGAAATATGTTGGGCCAGGTCTAGGGGTTTGTTATAAGGTAATGCACATTTATGATCTTTCCATTTATGCCAATTTATATACACACTGGTAAAGCATGATTTTTCTTAGGattaattgtaacatatgctttCCTTTAAAGACTAATGATCattttcatttatcttatttattttaaagCATTTGCATCCAATGTATAGCGgaatataaaaacatataattgtttaaaaaaattaaatatacctTTTTTTCAATAAAGATTTAAcacaaattgaaaattaaatatgCATATTCAATGCAGTGGTGGAGTTAAGGGGCAGGCAGGGCCTCGACCtccttaaaatagaaaatttttcatttaaaccctttataatttataatattttaaataaataatagtaaaattacactttcacccctcaaaataataaaaatttgatttaatcctttaaaattataaagatatagactattaaatatgaaattgtatttttactattgtaaaaatatacaatttaattttgccTCCTCAACAAATTTTCTAGCTCCGCCACTAATCCAATGGAACATTGATATTATTATTAGTGAAAGTAATATAAATATTGTATCCCTTCTTACCTAAACATGACTAGACTTAATCAGAAGTAGTATAAAACTATCCTTCCCAATTTTGTGagggattttttttaaaataattttattataggtttCACTACACcaaaaacaggtttttagcggctttttaatgaaaaacgccgctaaagatcgagcattagcgatgctttttgaaaaacaccgctagatcaagcattagcggcggtttttaaaaaacgccactataggtcacctttagcggcgctttttaaaaaaacTGCTGCAAAAGATTATGCTAAACAGCCGCggctttagcggcactttttggAAAACGCCGCTATAAATcgagtattagcggcgctttttgaaaaacgccgcaaaaaacattTCATTTGTCTATTTATAATTTAActgatttatttatattaaaatgtaatttatttttaattgaatatttaaattcttcaGAAAAAATAATGACACgagaaaaaatttgaaagtaaaatatttgttaaaaatgaaaaaaattaaaatactattatttaaaataattttaaagatttttggtatatgactgattgttttaaatttatatgttaaatattttcttatataattgtaaaagaaatagtattaattttaaaatattgaattaattatcattatagtttagggtttacgaTTTAGGGTATattaagggtttaaggtttatgagttactattttaaagtttatgaattatgggtttaggaattatggtttatggtttaagggttggggtttaagctttatgggtttaaggtttatgggtCGGGGGTCAagggttaggggttaggggttcaagattaatggtttatgttttagggtttagggtttaaggattagattaattagtattttttaatttatatgataaatattttcttatataattgtaaaagagatagtattaattttaaaatattgaattaattatcattatagtttacgGTTTACGGTTTAGGGTATATGattaagggtttaaggtttatcaGTTACTATTTTAaagtttatgatttagggtttagggtttaagatttagtgtgcaattgtatacgtgaacttt
The Gossypium arboreum isolate Shixiya-1 chromosome 10, ASM2569848v2, whole genome shotgun sequence genome window above contains:
- the LOC108488668 gene encoding annexin-like protein RJ4; protein product: MATVSAPKQVSVKEDAEALRKACQGWGTDEKAIIAVLGRRNAAQRRQIRHVYEEIYQEDLIKRLESELSGHFEKAVYRWILDPPDRDAVLANVELKKSGDEHHVIVEISCTKNPEELLDIRRAYHARYKRSLEEDVAYHTKGDTRRLLVALVSAFRYYGEEINTTLAKSEAKKLHEAVKNKKFGNEDVIRILSTRSIAQLQATFNCYREEEGTSITKNLPKDSSDEYIATLRMAVRCLKDPKKYFEKVLRRSIEGIGTDEDALTRVIVTRAEKDLKEIKELYRKRNNVPLDKAVDKEISGDYKDMLLTLLGNEV